The genomic region TGGTGCTGGCCGCCGCTGCAGTGGCCTACCTGCTACTACGCCCGGCCCCTACTACCACCTGGGCACGCTACTACGTACCCGACCCTGGTCTCACCGATTCGACACGGCTGTTTGCACGCCGGCCATTGCTGGCCGAGGCCATGTACCAGTACCGCCACCAGCAATACCCCGCAGCCTTGCGGGTGTTACGCCGAATTTCCACTGAGCACTTGGGCCAAGACACCTTGCTGTATTTCAACGGCATTTTTTTACTGCGCCAGGGACAAGCCGCGCAGGCTCGGCCCTACCTTCAGCGCGTGAGCGAGCAGTCGGAATCCAACCTGGCCGGCAAGGCGCTCTACCATCTTGGCATGGCCACCTGGCAAGCCGACCAGCCCATCGAGGCCCGCAAGCTACTCACCCAAGTAGCTGCTGACTCGCTTAACCCTTACCAAGAGGTGGCGCAGCAAATCCTGCGTGCTAAGGTGATAGGTAGGGAGTGAGATGGTGAAGCGGTGAAGTTGTGAGCAAAAATATGTGTGTCATCCTGAGCTTGCGAAGGACCTTCTCACGTGAAAACGACCAACGTATCAACGACCGTTCTACGGGCATAAGGTCCTTCGCTCTGCTCAGGATGACACACGTCTTTTTTGCTCACAACCTCACACCCTTCACCTTATCTCACCGCAATAGGGTAGGGATTCTCCAAATTGGGCTGTAGCGTGAGTTGAAATGACTCCAACTCCAGCACGGCGAGGTGCGCCAACTCGGGGTTGTGGCGGTAGACGCAACCGGTATCCAAGCCAATACTTTCCTGCTGATGGCGCACGTGACGCTCCACCTCGGCGGTGGGCGTGGGCACGTGGCCGTGCAGCAGGCGGCGCCCCTGCATCCGCGACGCATCGAAGGTGAATTGCTTGATGGTCATCATTGTATGATGGTCGGCGCGCATCTTGTCCGGGGGCTGGCGAAAGTCAAAGCCGGCGTGCACGAGGGTGTAGTCGGGGAGGTCGTGCTGAAAGGGTAGGGCGGCCAGCCAACGCAGGTACTCGGCCGGGATGTCGCTGGGCTGCGCCACACCGAAGCTTTGCAGCGTCAGGTGGTAGTCGGGGTCAGAAGCCCACTTTACCTCGCCTTGGCCTGTGGCAGCATCCAGCAAGTCCTGGTCGTGGTTGCCGCGCAGGCACAGCACTTGGTAGCCCTGCTGCGGCAACTGCATCAGATAGTCGAGCACACCCTTGGTGTCGGGCCCTTTGTTCACGTAGTCACCCAATAGATACAACTCGTCGGTAGGGCGCAAGCGCAACACGTTTTCTACCAGATGCCGCAGTGTGGCAGCGCAACCATGAATATCCGTTGTGACAAAGCGAGCCATACTAGTTAGTGTAGCCTATAAGTGTTTATATAAAAAGCACCCGTGGCGGTTGCTACGGGTGCTTTTCATGTTATGCAATGATGCGTTTTGGGCTTAGCTATAGCTGCCTTTGCCCGCGTCGCCTTTGTTGGTATTGCGGTTGGGATTAGACTGTGGCGCATCCTGGGCTTCTTCGGCCAGACGCTTCTCCGTTTGCTCGTCTCGTTCGTTTACGGGCAGATTGCCAGCGCCTTTTTCTTGGCCTCCACCAGCAGGTGAGCCTTGATGCTTAGCCGACTGGGAGCTGATTTCATTTCCTTCTTTAGCCATGATTTCTACGATGTTGAGTTGAGTGATTCGACAAGCTCTTTGTAGACTGCCTTAGCTATACGGCGGCTTATCCAAATCGGGCTTTTCGTAATTGCGGTTAGGATTGTTCACCAAATGGGCGGGTACCTCGTCCAAGCCGTCATTGGTGTACTCGTCGGCTAGGCGTTGCTCCTCGTCTAGGTTTTCTACGGGTAGGTCGCCCGAGCCTTTCCGCTGTTCCGACTGCGAAGGGCTACCGTGGTTTTCCTTCGACTGCTGATTGGTGTTATTGCTATTGTATGCCATCTCAGTTAGTGTTTAGGTGAATAATAGGCTGCGTTTCGTAACAGCTGTTATACTTCCAGGCCAGAGTCCTGGGCGTTGCGGTCCAGCAGGTCGGCGTTGGTTTGGGGGGTAGCCTCGTTGGGAAAGTCGCCACCGCTACTAAGGCCGGGCGCTTTCGGCTCCATCTGGCCCATGCCTACCCGCGAGTCGGGGTCTTCCATCTCGTCGGGGCCTTGGCGCATGTCGTCGGCCTCCAGCTCATCGGCGGGGCCATTGTTCACGCGGCGGTGGTCGGTATCTTTAGGATCAGGCAGGTCTTGGTCGGCGCGGCTCGAGCGACGCTCGTCTTCCGTGAGCATATTGTCGCCGGTGGTGCGCAGCTGGTCTTCGTCCTCATTCATCGAGGTAGCCGTAATGCCGTTCGAGCTGTCGGTACCGTAGCCCTCCTTGCCTTCGCGGTTGCCAAAGCCACCCCGGGCGTCGGCATTCTTGGGTGGATCGGCACCGGGTGTGATGTTGCTGGCCAGCAGTTCTTGCTCGTCAATTTGCTCGTTGGGTTCCTGCCGTACGGGGCGGTCTTTCGGGTCGATAGCCATAGGATGGTTGGTTGCAGGTGATGGGGTGGAATTCTACTGATATGTACTTGCTTTCTGAAAACAGGGTTGTATTCTACCAGCTTCCGATGCATTTCGGCGGCCTGATGCCCACACTCCGTACCTTTGCAGTATGTCTGACGCTGCTGCTACCCCTACCCTACTCTACCTCGTGCCCACGCCCATTGGCAACCTGGAGGATATCACCCTCCGGGCCATTCGGGTGCTGGGCGAAGTAGATACCGTTTTGGCCGAAGACACCCGTACCAGCGGCCGGCTATTGCAGCATTTGGGTCTCAAAAAACCCATGCTCAGCTACCACCTGCACAACGAGCACCAGCAAGTACAGCGCCTCCTCGACCGCTTGGCGGCAGGCGAGCGGATGGCCTTAGTGTCGGATGCTGGCACGCCCGGCATCTCCGACCCCGGCTTTCTGTTGGTGCGCGAGTGCCTGGCGCGGGGCCTGAAGGTAGAGTGCCTGCCCGGCGCCACGGCCTTTGTGCCGGCCCTGCTCAAGTCGGGCTTTGGGGCCGAGCGGTTTACGTTCGAGGGCTTTTTGCCGGTGAAGAAGGGTAGGCAAACGCGCCTCCAGGAATTGGCCCAGGAAACCCGCACCATGATTTTCTACGAGTCGCCGCACCGTATTGTGAAGACGCTGACGCAGCTAGCCGAAACGTTTGGCCCCGACCGCCTGGCCTCCGTGAGCCGGGAGCTGACCAAGCTATTCGAAGAAACCGTGACCAGCACCCTGGCCGAGCTGGCCGCCGACTTCGGCAGCCGCACGGCTATCAAAGGTGAGATTGTGCTGGTGGTGCAAGGCGTCAAGATTGAGAAGCCTAGCAAGTCAGATCGATATGAGGACGAGTGAGTTGCGAGTAGAAAACGCCTGTCATCCTGAGCTTGCGAAGAAGCTCCTCACGTGTGAACAACGGGCGTAACAACGATTCGTCCTCACATGCATAGTTGCAGCGTGAAAAGGTCCTTCGCAAGCTCAGGATGACACCTACTTTTCATCTATAACTTCGCAACTTCACAACCTCACGACTACTCATTAATCACTGATTCCTTACGGTATGCCTACCCAAACTGCTCCTACCACCGCTCCCCTGCGCCAGCCAGCGGCTGTGCCGGCTTGGCAACCCGCTTCGCTGGCGCTGTTGAGTGCTGCTTTGCTGTGGGCTGGCTGGCCTGTGCATGCGGCTCCGTTGGCGCTGCTGCTGCTTGTGGGCTGGGTGCCCTACCTGCGCATGGAGCAGCTACTGGTGCGCAGCGGCAGTAGTGGCTGGCGGGTGTTTCGCTACACCTACCTCACGTTGGTGCTCTGGAATGCCTTCACTACCTGGTGGGTGAGCTACAGCACCCTGGGCGGCGGCATTGCGGCTGTGGTACTCAACGCCTTGCTGATGTGCCTACCCACCATGGCCTTCTACCACACCAAGCGCCTGGCCGGGCCGGTGTTGGGCTATCTATCCTTACCTATCTACTGGATTGCTTTCGAACAGCTGCACCTGCATTGGGACCTCACCTGGCCCTGGCTGACGCTGGGCAATGGCTTCGCCGAGGCCAACCAGTGGGTGCAGTGGTACGAATACACCGGCTTTCTGGGCGGCTCTTTGTGGATTTGGGTGACAAACTTATTGGTATTCCGGGCGTGGTTTGGGGGAGCAAAAACGGTAGCCCCGTGGTCGTCTGGGCCGGAACGCTGGCGATGGACAGCACCCGTATTGGCGGTGGTAGTGCCAATGAGTATTTCATTGAGTATCGGCCGCAACTACCAAGAGAAAGGCAAGGTGGCAGAGGTATTGGTGATTCAGCCCAACGTAGACCCCTACAACGAAAAGTTTTCTGGTAATCCCAACTTCATCCCGTACGACCAGCAGCTTACGCGCCTGCTCACGCTCACCGAGCAAAACCTGACGCCTCAGACTCGCCTAGTGCTGTGGCCCGAAACCTCGCTGGAGGAGCACTACTTTGAGGATGCGTTTGATGCCAATCCTAAGATTCAGCGCCTGCGGCAGTGGCTGGGGCAACACCCCGGCGTGGAGCTGATAACGGGCTACACCGGCGTGCTGCGCTATGCCGGCGAAGCCACCCCCACCGTGCGCTACCGCGACGATATAGGCTGGTACGACGTGTTCAACGCGGCGGTGTTTCTGCCAGGCCCTACCGGTGCGCCTACCTTCTACCACAAGTCGCGGCTGGTGCCAGGCGTGGAGAAAATTCCGCCAGCGCTGACTAAAATTATTTCGCACATCGATTTGGGTGGTACAGTAGGCAGCTACGGCAGCCAGGACGAGCGCACGGTGTTTCGCTCGGCGCAGGATACAGCTTTGCGCGTGGCCCCCCTGATCTGCTACGAATCCATCTACGGCGACTTCACGGCCGAGTATGTGCGCAACGGTGCTACCCTGCTGGGTATCATCACCAACGACGGCTGGTGGTCCGATTCGCCCGGCCACTTGCAGCACATCCAGTATGCTACCCTACGCGCCATTGAAACCCGCCGCGACGTGGCCCGCTCGGCCAACACTGGTATTTCAGGTTTCATCGACCAGAAGGGCCAGCGCGTGAGCAGCACCGACTGGTGGCTGCAAACCGCCCGCCGGTACCCTGTACACCTCAATACCGAAGAAACCTTCTACGTGCGCCACGGCGAGTTGCTCGGCCCGCTCATGCAAATCCTGACGGGGTTGCTATTAGCCTGGACCATCGTGGCTGCCGTACGGCGCAGGGGCGCCTCGCAGGCGCCCATCGTTGACAAAGCAGCTTACTAATTACACCACTGGGCACCTATAAGGCCCTCCTAACTTTACAACCAAAAATGGACGCCTGCGTGGCATCCCTACTACCCTCCTCATGGACTTCAACCACCTTAGCCTACAAGTAGCTGATATTGCCCGTCGGGCCGGTCAGTTTATCCGACAGGAAGCCGCCAACTTCGACCGCGGCCGCGTCGAGAACAAGGGCTTGCACGACATGGTATCGTACGTAGACCAGCAAAGTGAGCGGCAGTTGGTAGCCGAGCTGAGCGCCCTATTGCCCAAAGCTGGTTTTATCACCGAAGAAGGCACTACTACCATTGGCCGGACCGAGGAGTTCAACTGGATTATCGACCCGCTGGACGGCACCACCAACTTCATTCACGGGCAGCCAGCCTACTGCGTGAGCGTGGCTCTCATCCAACGCGATACGCTGGTAGTAGGCGTGGTCTACGAAATCAACCTCGACGAGTGCTTCCGGGCGGCGCGGGGTGCGGGGGCCTTCTGCAACGAAAAGCCTATTCGCGTGTCGTCGGCCGATGATCTCCACGACTCGTTGCTAGCCACGGGCTTTCCCTACTACAAGTTTGATCAGCTCGATAACTACCTGAAAATCCTAGCTTCCTTCATGCAGAACACCCACGGCCTGCGCCGGGTAGGCTCGGCGGCGCTGGATTTGGCCTACGTGGCTGCCGGACGCTTCGATGGGTATTTCGAGTTCAACATCAACTCCTACGACGTAGCCGCGGGCATCCTCCTAGTGTTGGAAGCTGGTGGCCGCGTGACGCAGTTCTTGGAAGACGGCGACCCGATTTTCGGGCGCGAAGTGGTAGCCAGCAATGGCGCCCTGCACCCGGCCATGATGGCGACGGTAAAGGAATATTGGGGAAAGTAAGGCGCTGTAAACCACCTGTCATCCTGAGCTTGCGAAGGACAACAGAAACAGAACAATTAACGACTCATTCCCACGTGAGAATGTCCTTCGCTCCGCTTAGGATGACACGATGAATACAGGGCAACGCTTGCAAACTTTTCCTACCCTGCCTTAGTTACATACTCACTATGCTTCTGACTATCACCTCCGTCGAGATTCAGTATTTCATTATTGCGGCGCTGTTTGTGGCGGCGGCGTTCTATGTGGGGCGTATTTTTTGGCGGGCCTTCTTCACCAAGAGCACAGCCGGCTGTGCCAAGGGCTGCGGCGCGTGCAGCACCATTGATGTGGATGCGCTGCAACGTACCATCGAAAAACGACAGGCAATCAGCCACTAACGCACCAACACACGAGTTTCTGATCGTTTGCAACAACCTGCCCCTGCCTTGGCTGCGTATAGCCGGGGCAGGGGTTCTTTTTCTACCCCTTGTCTACACTCTCTCTACCAGAACTCCTACTCCTATGCAAGACAAAGAAGAAGAACGCTCGTTGACCTCCGTTGAAAGAAAGCTGAATCAGGAAGGCTACACCGCTGATTTTGTGGTAACGGATGGCCGTCTGCACGCCATGAGCGACGATAAAAAGACCTACGCCCCCGAGGACGTGACCATCGTAGACTTCTACCGCTTCGAGGGTGAAAGCAACCCCGACGATATGTCGATTCTGTACGCCATTGAGGCCAAAGACGGCGTGAAGGGCACTATTTCCAGCGCTTTCGGCACCTACGCCGATACCGACGTAGATGAGTTTCTAAAGAAAGTAGAAGACCTGGGCAAAAACCTGGTAAAAGGCACCAAGTAGCCTTCTATAGTGCTTCTCATAGATACAACAAGAGGCCCTCTGAAATAATCAGAGGGCCTCTTGTTGTATCCCTACCCTAGTATGCGCCTTTCACACGCATGGACAGTTTGTAGATTCCTTTAGAAGCTGTGATGAACAGCATTTTGCGGTCTTTGCCGGCAAAGCAGATGTTGCCGGTCCACTCTTCGGGCACGTCGAAGTGAGCGATTTTCTGGCCGGCTGCACTGTACACAGTCACGCCGTGGCCGGTGAGGTACACGTTGCCTTTTTCGTCCAGGGTCATGCCATCGGAGCCCATCTCGGCAAACAGCTGCTTGTCGGTGAGGCGGCCATCGGAGCCGAACTGGTAGCGGTAGGTTTTGTCGCCATCAATGTCGGCTACGTAGAGGTAGCGGCCGTCGGGGGTGCCGATGATGCCGTTAGGCTTGCGCATTTGGTCGTCTACCACTACCGGCTGGCTCTGGCCGGGCGTTAGCAAAAACACCTTCTGTCCTACCATATCGGGGCTGGTGTGCGTCCAGTAGTCGCGCTGGTAGTAGGGATCGGTGAAGTAGATATTGCCGGTTTTGGGGTGCGCCCACACGTCGTTGGGGCCATTCAGGCGCTTGCCGTCGACGTCTTTTACCAGCACTTGCACCTTCTTGTTTTCGGGGTTGATGGACCAGAGCTGGTTATGTTCGTCGGCGCAGGCGAGTAGCTGGCCTTTGGCGTCGAAATACATACCGTTGGCCCGCCCGGCATCGGCCATAAACAACGACAGCTTACCCTGGGTGTCGTATTGCCAGATGGTATTGTTGGGCTGATCGGTGAAAAATACGTTGCCCTGGCGGTCTACGGCTGGTCCTTCCGTGAACTTGAATTGCTGGGCAATAAGCTGGGGCGTGGCAGACTCGGCCACCAACTGCGTGGTTTGGTTGTCGGGTGTATCCATAGGTATAGTATCCGTAGCTAGCGTGCGTTTGGTTACGGCGAAGGCCGACAGCGCCAACGAGACAACCACTACAGCAACCGGCAATAACCTACCGTTTTTTGTCCATTTCATATGCAATATGTCAGGATTTTGTAATTCATTCGGAGACTTCTGAGCGACATTTACCACATCATTCTACACCCAATACGTCCCCAGCTTTTGCTTGGCCGCTTCGCTCAGGCGCACGGCTCAGCGCGCAGAGGGCAAAGAGCAGCACATAGGTGAAAACGCCTTGGAAGTCGGGTAGATGCTATATACCATACCGCAGCAAGTCAGTTGCCTGAACATACAAGAAACCTGCGAAATTGATCAAGTGCGACGTGCCTAGCGCCTACCCTAACCGTTCCGCGTATCTTTAGGGCATGACGACAGCTTCTCCTATCCAAACGGGTTTGCTGGCCTACGGTATGTCGGGCCAGATTTTTCAGGCGCCTTTTGTAGCCGCTCATCCTGGTTTTGTGCTGCGCGCTGTAGTGGAGCGCCACCAGCAGCGTGCCACCCAGGCCTACCCTACCCTCCAGAGCTACCCTAGCGTAGAGGCCATGCTAGCCGACCCGGCGTTAGAACTGGTGATTGTGAACACGCCCAATAATACGCACGTGGACCTAGCTACCCAGGCCTTGCAAGCAGGCAAACACGTGCTGGTAGAAAAGCCAGTGGCCATCACCACCGCCGAGCTGGAAGGGCTCCTGGACCTGGCGCAGCAAAAAAACCGGCATTTTCTGGCCTACCAAAACCGCCGCTGGGACAGCGACTTTCTGGCCGTGCGGGACGTGGTGGAAAGCGGGGAGCTAGGCAAGCTGCACGAGGTACATTTTCGCTACGACCGGTTCAGAACGCCCCTCAATACCAAGACATTCAAGGAAGAGCCTGGTCCTGGCGCCGGCTTGTTTTACGACCTGGGGCCGCACCTGCTCGACCAGGCTATCAGCTTATTTGGAGCGCCGCTTAGCTGCACCAAGACTCTGACTAGCCACCGCCCCCACTCCCGGGTAGACGACTACTTTCACCTGCACCTGCGCTACCCTGAGGGGCTGGAGGTGTTTCTGACCAGCGGCCTGCTCGTTGCGCAACCGGGCCCAGCGTTCGTGTTGCATGGCACGCGCGGCAGCTTCAGCAAGATGCGCGCCGATGCACAGGAGGCCCAGCTCCAAGCCGGTATGGGCCCCACCGAGCCCAGCTTTGGTCATGAAGTACCCGAGCACGCCGGCCGTCTCACGCTGGCCGCTCCCGGCACCGACAAGCTTACGACCACCCCCTACCCCAGCCAGCCAAGCAATTACCTGGGCTTATTTGAAGCCGTTTTTCAGACCATTCGCAACGGTGCTCCCTACCCCGTTCGGCCCGAAGAGTTGCGCACTCAATTGGCCTTGCTAGAGCAGCCGGCCAGCTAAGCAGCAAACAGCTCAGCAAAGCTTCCCCCTCTTCTTTTTTGGAGAGGGGGAAGGGAGTGAGGCACCCCGGTCTTACAATTAAAACAGCAGGCCGTGTAAAACATTTTGCCCAGTATATTTGTAACCTATATTGTTACACACTTTATCATGAACACCCGCTTCGTTGTTGCTACGCATATTTTGGCCTATCTGGCCCGCGCCAATGGGCAGCCGGTCTCCTCGGAGGTAGTGGCGAAGAGCGTGGGCACGCACCCCGTGGTAGTGCGCCGCCTGCTGGGCGATTTGCGCCGGGCTGGCCTGGTGCGCACGCAGCTGGGCACGGGTGGCGGCGCCCTGTTAAACCAGCCATTGGAGCGCATCACGCTGCTGGATGTGCTGCACGCCATGCTAGAGCCCGAAGCTGATCTGTTTGCCGTCAACAACACCAACCCCAACGCTGGCTGCGACGTGGGCCGCGTTATCAGCGACTCGCTTGATGATTTGCTCGGCCCAGCAAAAAAGGCCATGCAAGCGGCCCTGGCGGCTGTACCGCTCACAGAAGTAATCCGTCAGATACGCCTGCGCCTCGCCGATGAAGGCTGCGGCTGCTCGGCAGAGCCCGACAACTGATGACCATTTTCAGTGTTTTAGCCCCTGCGGTAAAGTAAATGCCGCTCCTAAACGTCAGCCTAGTTGTAAGGTGCACATACCCCTTGGTCCTGGCTACTTATTGCCTCTAACTGTAACCGTTATGATTACGGTTATCCTTTTTCCCCACATTATGAAAAAAACTCTGGGGTTCTTCTTTATCCCGCTGGCCGCGATTGGCAGCCTTACCCTACCCCATTGGCTACATCCTCATGCGGCTGTGCCGGCGGCTACAGTCACTGCTACTCCGGCCACTATGCCCCTGGTGGCTACAGGACAAGCCATTGCAGCAGGCGTACGAGGCCGTTTGTGGCAGCTCTACGTGGTACCGGGCCAGCATGTGCGCCGGGGCGAGGTACTCGCCAAGATGGCCTCTACCCTACCCACGCAGGGCTCAGCACCGGCCGCTCTGGGCTTCGAGTACGTGGTAGCACCCACCGATGGCACCATTGCCGCTACCCTAGCCGAAACCGGCACCTACCTCGCCGCCACCGAAACAGTGCTATTGCTGTTACCCACCAACTAACGGAAGCAAACACGTCACTTTTTCAACCGCGACTATACCAAACCAGTACTTTCCGGGCGTTACATACCCGCTATTTGTTTACCCTTTTCTTGCTTTTCTGATGGAACAACTTGTCCGCCAGCAAGTAGAGCGCCTGCTTCGTCGGAAGGGGCGCCGCACTACCCAGCCCTTGCTCCCTACCTCCCGCCTGGCCGAGGATATCGGGCTGGACTCGATTGAAACCGTGGAGCTGGTGATTGATCTGGAGCACCGCTTTCATATCCAGATACCAGACCCCGAGGTGGAAACCCTGCGTACTGTGCAGCACGTGCTGGACTGCGTAGACCACCACCTGAGCAGCCACCACCTAGCCGTAGCCTAACGCCGCGGCAAACTGACCCGCCCGCGGCTACTCCGGGCGGGTCAGTTTGCTTTCGGGGTAGGCAGGGTCCATCTCCGCCAGGGCATCGCGCAGGGTGCGCGCCACCTCGTAGGCGGTATACCATTTTTGATCGGCGGGTAGAATGTGCCACGGACACGTAGGCGGGCTGCACTGGCGAAACACATCCTGATATACGCGACGGTACTCGGGCCACTGCTTGGTCTTTTGGTCGTCGCCGGGCTCGTATTTCCACTGTTTGCTGGGGTTGCTCACGCGGTCCGCCAAGCGCTCCTCCTGTTCCTTTTCGGATACATTCAGGTAAAACTTCAGGACCGTAGTGCCGGCCTGCTGTAATAGCTTCTCGAAGTGGTTGATAGCCTCGAAGCGTTGTTTGGCTGTGGCGTCGTCTATCAAGCCCACTACGCGGGTGATGAGCACGTCCTCGTAGTGCGAGCGGTTGAAAACGTGCACCATGCCATGCCCGGGGGTACGCTGATGGATGCGCCACAGAAAATCGTGGGCCAGCTCTTCTTTAGTGGGCTCCTTGAAAGAGTAGACCCGCACGCCCTGGGGATTGATACCGCTAAACACGCGCCGAATCAGGCCGTCTTTACCGCTGGCATCCATGCCCTGCAAGACTACCAGAATACTGCG from Hymenobacter aerilatus harbors:
- a CDS encoding SMP-30/gluconolactonase/LRE family protein, with the protein product MKWTKNGRLLPVAVVVVSLALSAFAVTKRTLATDTIPMDTPDNQTTQLVAESATPQLIAQQFKFTEGPAVDRQGNVFFTDQPNNTIWQYDTQGKLSLFMADAGRANGMYFDAKGQLLACADEHNQLWSINPENKKVQVLVKDVDGKRLNGPNDVWAHPKTGNIYFTDPYYQRDYWTHTSPDMVGQKVFLLTPGQSQPVVVDDQMRKPNGIIGTPDGRYLYVADIDGDKTYRYQFGSDGRLTDKQLFAEMGSDGMTLDEKGNVYLTGHGVTVYSAAGQKIAHFDVPEEWTGNICFAGKDRKMLFITASKGIYKLSMRVKGAY
- a CDS encoding PPK2 family polyphosphate kinase, whose amino-acid sequence is MSSTLPDVDLTKLPTRAPKHMHKAETKREMRKIREELVEWQERLYAENKRSILVVLQGMDASGKDGLIRRVFSGINPQGVRVYSFKEPTKEELAHDFLWRIHQRTPGHGMVHVFNRSHYEDVLITRVVGLIDDATAKQRFEAINHFEKLLQQAGTTVLKFYLNVSEKEQEERLADRVSNPSKQWKYEPGDDQKTKQWPEYRRVYQDVFRQCSPPTCPWHILPADQKWYTAYEVARTLRDALAEMDPAYPESKLTRPE
- a CDS encoding Rrf2 family transcriptional regulator, with protein sequence MNTRFVVATHILAYLARANGQPVSSEVVAKSVGTHPVVVRRLLGDLRRAGLVRTQLGTGGGALLNQPLERITLLDVLHAMLEPEADLFAVNNTNPNAGCDVGRVISDSLDDLLGPAKKAMQAALAAVPLTEVIRQIRLRLADEGCGCSAEPDN
- a CDS encoding acyl carrier protein; this encodes MEQLVRQQVERLLRRKGRRTTQPLLPTSRLAEDIGLDSIETVELVIDLEHRFHIQIPDPEVETLRTVQHVLDCVDHHLSSHHLAVA
- a CDS encoding metallophosphoesterase, translated to MARFVTTDIHGCAATLRHLVENVLRLRPTDELYLLGDYVNKGPDTKGVLDYLMQLPQQGYQVLCLRGNHDQDLLDAATGQGEVKWASDPDYHLTLQSFGVAQPSDIPAEYLRWLAALPFQHDLPDYTLVHAGFDFRQPPDKMRADHHTMMTIKQFTFDASRMQGRRLLHGHVPTPTAEVERHVRHQQESIGLDTGCVYRHNPELAHLAVLELESFQLTLQPNLENPYPIAVR
- a CDS encoding FeoB-associated Cys-rich membrane protein, with amino-acid sequence MLLTITSVEIQYFIIAALFVAAAFYVGRIFWRAFFTKSTAGCAKGCGACSTIDVDALQRTIEKRQAISH
- the rsmI gene encoding 16S rRNA (cytidine(1402)-2'-O)-methyltransferase encodes the protein MSDAAATPTLLYLVPTPIGNLEDITLRAIRVLGEVDTVLAEDTRTSGRLLQHLGLKKPMLSYHLHNEHQQVQRLLDRLAAGERMALVSDAGTPGISDPGFLLVRECLARGLKVECLPGATAFVPALLKSGFGAERFTFEGFLPVKKGRQTRLQELAQETRTMIFYESPHRIVKTLTQLAETFGPDRLASVSRELTKLFEETVTSTLAELAADFGSRTAIKGEIVLVVQGVKIEKPSKSDRYEDE
- a CDS encoding Gfo/Idh/MocA family oxidoreductase, whose translation is MTTASPIQTGLLAYGMSGQIFQAPFVAAHPGFVLRAVVERHQQRATQAYPTLQSYPSVEAMLADPALELVIVNTPNNTHVDLATQALQAGKHVLVEKPVAITTAELEGLLDLAQQKNRHFLAYQNRRWDSDFLAVRDVVESGELGKLHEVHFRYDRFRTPLNTKTFKEEPGPGAGLFYDLGPHLLDQAISLFGAPLSCTKTLTSHRPHSRVDDYFHLHLRYPEGLEVFLTSGLLVAQPGPAFVLHGTRGSFSKMRADAQEAQLQAGMGPTEPSFGHEVPEHAGRLTLAAPGTDKLTTTPYPSQPSNYLGLFEAVFQTIRNGAPYPVRPEELRTQLALLEQPAS
- a CDS encoding biotin/lipoyl-binding protein, producing MKKTLGFFFIPLAAIGSLTLPHWLHPHAAVPAATVTATPATMPLVATGQAIAAGVRGRLWQLYVVPGQHVRRGEVLAKMASTLPTQGSAPAALGFEYVVAPTDGTIAATLAETGTYLAATETVLLLLPTN
- a CDS encoding inositol monophosphatase family protein → MDFNHLSLQVADIARRAGQFIRQEAANFDRGRVENKGLHDMVSYVDQQSERQLVAELSALLPKAGFITEEGTTTIGRTEEFNWIIDPLDGTTNFIHGQPAYCVSVALIQRDTLVVGVVYEINLDECFRAARGAGAFCNEKPIRVSSADDLHDSLLATGFPYYKFDQLDNYLKILASFMQNTHGLRRVGSAALDLAYVAAGRFDGYFEFNINSYDVAAGILLVLEAGGRVTQFLEDGDPIFGREVVASNGALHPAMMATVKEYWGK
- the lnt gene encoding apolipoprotein N-acyltransferase, with product MPTQTAPTTAPLRQPAAVPAWQPASLALLSAALLWAGWPVHAAPLALLLLVGWVPYLRMEQLLVRSGSSGWRVFRYTYLTLVLWNAFTTWWVSYSTLGGGIAAVVLNALLMCLPTMAFYHTKRLAGPVLGYLSLPIYWIAFEQLHLHWDLTWPWLTLGNGFAEANQWVQWYEYTGFLGGSLWIWVTNLLVFRAWFGGAKTVAPWSSGPERWRWTAPVLAVVVPMSISLSIGRNYQEKGKVAEVLVIQPNVDPYNEKFSGNPNFIPYDQQLTRLLTLTEQNLTPQTRLVLWPETSLEEHYFEDAFDANPKIQRLRQWLGQHPGVELITGYTGVLRYAGEATPTVRYRDDIGWYDVFNAAVFLPGPTGAPTFYHKSRLVPGVEKIPPALTKIISHIDLGGTVGSYGSQDERTVFRSAQDTALRVAPLICYESIYGDFTAEYVRNGATLLGIITNDGWWSDSPGHLQHIQYATLRAIETRRDVARSANTGISGFIDQKGQRVSSTDWWLQTARRYPVHLNTEETFYVRHGELLGPLMQILTGLLLAWTIVAAVRRRGASQAPIVDKAAY